From the Microbacterium sp. W4I4 genome, one window contains:
- a CDS encoding HNH endonuclease, with protein sequence MTITVATQKVLWGTSHNVCAYSLCVQPLTMAAGDGDGSVVVGEQAHIRSGRIRGPRYDPHYEDVDSAENLILLCPTHHTLIDSDNGSHFTVAQLEQMKAQHVRQQDKRARFSPAIRAYMADRYGAEDFVQFQQAELKAHVDAMFVDVPLGCRADSRVAALISQISRVHPGDPLPADRRRTLLVAGAAQVLLHPEWKENAVLVGGPGQGKSTILQYVAQYYRARRLGKGAYDAHDSGLIRNSGLARIPLRLDLRRYAQWRRAQQERAAEQGKDKSEARTELEWYLLSDITRHTGTHEFTAEDFELMFATEPVLLALDGLDEIPNVEDRDEVTTEIARARDRLESLAANLVVLVTTRPGSSLNALTASGTFTVLQVLPLTSGLRRQYLARWIDVNTLEPGPADRLTAAFHDNEHLPHIQELASSPMQLAILLNLLHRRQLLPEQRTELFRNYLESFLDREQAENKEPLLAQHRNVLIDTHAYLGWYLHSQTELGALEGGIGQDELRRVLRVRLEGQPDAQVLADAIYSAITSRVLCLVEREEKFEFEVQSLREYFAAWHLFENLTSRGVGDSRDDGATALLSRAYWTNVTRFFVGMFTKGEVRSLHDNFRSAEHSVAPHPLARATAVLTLTDRVYQSQSSAVVEKVVRFILDGSGVTLGELGLLDGTHIPLQFADRAGRAEAVAYLRQRLEKGDGPVRSVASSLYRHATGDDDLVAWWWERYTPSESWIEVAATLQALHSLDPAKSARLAAGLEVAAQGQAPLTHLLLSGGYDGGDDRILKLVLREQNHGVVAAAAEATPVALLSQYAAAIVTNNRASLPRARRDQHDLLGAAHAARLFLGKTTVEEVDSLAAVAGVWGDGWVLRRAVSSLPSTADLARVTSNPHLNIALRAEHSFRTRSDDAPWWLDVLRTAATDTERDLRVVGLLSHARQDVLIESITQLEQSVGAMSPTQYSAVSDALVTGHGVSRGRRLPLDEAVRIGTIRTTGRVLWLLRAVSTEPTGWIDKQLERSLADVAAAGIDPTQLFAAVRPRRTVRVDIVRGATLEELPPTVKLEALTASRVDEVMSTPELWPVQIVESAISVLATKKGAQLPPLAKVARDDNWDVG encoded by the coding sequence ATGACTATCACGGTGGCGACACAGAAGGTGCTGTGGGGCACATCGCACAATGTCTGCGCCTACTCTCTGTGCGTTCAGCCGCTCACCATGGCCGCCGGAGACGGAGACGGCAGCGTTGTCGTGGGCGAGCAGGCGCACATTCGCTCCGGCCGGATTCGTGGTCCGCGTTACGACCCCCACTACGAGGATGTCGACAGCGCTGAAAACCTCATCCTCCTCTGTCCTACCCATCACACCCTCATCGACTCCGATAACGGCAGTCACTTCACCGTGGCGCAACTCGAGCAGATGAAAGCCCAGCACGTGCGTCAACAGGACAAGCGAGCACGCTTCAGCCCGGCGATTCGCGCGTACATGGCAGACCGGTACGGTGCTGAGGACTTCGTCCAGTTCCAGCAGGCTGAGTTGAAAGCGCACGTCGATGCGATGTTCGTGGACGTTCCGCTCGGCTGCCGGGCAGACAGTCGCGTTGCTGCATTGATTAGTCAGATCTCTCGCGTGCACCCGGGCGATCCGCTGCCGGCGGACCGACGACGGACGCTCCTAGTCGCCGGAGCTGCTCAAGTACTGCTGCACCCGGAGTGGAAAGAGAACGCCGTCCTGGTGGGCGGTCCCGGGCAAGGCAAATCAACCATTCTGCAGTACGTAGCTCAGTACTACCGGGCGCGCCGGCTCGGCAAAGGAGCTTACGACGCTCACGACAGCGGCCTTATTCGCAATTCCGGTCTGGCGCGTATTCCTCTCCGCCTAGACCTGCGTCGGTACGCCCAATGGAGGCGCGCGCAGCAGGAACGCGCCGCCGAGCAGGGCAAGGACAAGTCGGAGGCGCGCACCGAGCTCGAATGGTATCTCCTCAGCGATATAACCCGGCACACCGGAACCCACGAGTTCACAGCCGAAGACTTCGAGCTGATGTTCGCCACAGAACCGGTGCTCTTGGCTCTGGACGGGCTAGACGAGATCCCAAACGTAGAGGACCGAGACGAGGTAACCACCGAGATAGCTCGGGCCCGCGACCGGCTCGAATCACTGGCGGCGAACCTCGTCGTGCTCGTCACTACCCGTCCCGGCAGCTCACTGAACGCGCTTACCGCCTCAGGCACGTTCACGGTTCTCCAAGTGCTACCGCTCACCTCCGGGCTACGCCGGCAGTATCTCGCCAGGTGGATCGACGTCAACACGCTCGAACCAGGCCCTGCGGACCGACTGACGGCGGCGTTCCACGACAACGAGCACCTCCCTCATATCCAGGAGCTTGCCTCGTCGCCGATGCAGCTGGCCATCCTGCTGAACCTTCTCCACAGACGCCAACTCCTCCCCGAGCAGCGCACCGAGCTCTTTCGCAACTACCTCGAGTCCTTTCTCGACCGGGAACAGGCGGAGAACAAGGAACCACTTCTCGCCCAGCACCGCAACGTGCTGATCGATACGCACGCTTACCTCGGCTGGTACCTGCACTCGCAAACTGAGCTAGGCGCGCTAGAGGGTGGCATCGGCCAAGACGAATTGCGGCGAGTCCTACGCGTCCGACTGGAAGGACAACCGGACGCACAGGTGCTCGCGGACGCCATCTACTCAGCCATCACATCGCGGGTACTGTGTTTGGTGGAGCGTGAAGAAAAGTTCGAGTTCGAAGTCCAGTCGCTGCGCGAGTATTTTGCCGCCTGGCACCTGTTCGAGAACCTGACATCCCGAGGTGTCGGTGATTCCCGGGATGACGGTGCGACTGCGCTGCTGTCTCGCGCCTACTGGACGAACGTGACGCGCTTCTTTGTGGGCATGTTCACCAAGGGCGAGGTCCGTTCGCTGCATGACAACTTCAGGTCTGCTGAGCATTCCGTCGCCCCACATCCACTGGCTCGCGCCACAGCGGTGCTGACGCTGACGGATCGCGTCTATCAGTCGCAGTCGTCGGCTGTAGTGGAGAAAGTCGTTAGATTCATTCTTGATGGATCGGGGGTGACGCTCGGGGAGTTGGGGCTGCTCGACGGAACGCACATCCCGCTGCAGTTCGCTGACCGCGCCGGACGCGCCGAAGCAGTCGCCTACCTGAGACAGCGGCTGGAGAAAGGCGACGGTCCGGTTCGATCAGTCGCTTCAAGCCTGTACCGCCACGCTACGGGCGACGATGATCTGGTCGCGTGGTGGTGGGAGCGCTATACGCCTAGCGAATCGTGGATCGAGGTTGCAGCGACCCTTCAAGCACTACATTCGCTCGATCCGGCCAAGAGCGCGCGGCTTGCCGCGGGGCTCGAAGTGGCTGCGCAGGGACAAGCGCCGCTCACCCACCTGCTCCTCAGCGGGGGTTACGACGGCGGTGACGACCGCATTCTCAAGCTCGTGCTTCGCGAACAGAACCATGGTGTAGTCGCCGCAGCCGCAGAAGCAACACCGGTCGCGTTGCTGAGTCAGTACGCGGCCGCGATCGTCACCAACAACAGAGCGAGCCTTCCGCGGGCTCGTCGCGACCAACACGACCTTTTGGGCGCGGCGCATGCCGCTCGCTTGTTTCTGGGGAAGACGACGGTGGAAGAGGTCGACTCGCTGGCTGCCGTCGCTGGTGTCTGGGGCGATGGATGGGTGCTCAGGCGTGCGGTTTCCTCGCTCCCGTCGACGGCCGACCTTGCTCGCGTGACCTCCAATCCGCACCTGAACATTGCACTTCGCGCCGAACACTCCTTCCGCACGCGCTCCGACGACGCACCATGGTGGCTGGACGTGTTACGGACCGCGGCTACCGACACTGAGCGTGACCTCCGCGTCGTCGGCCTCCTCTCGCATGCGCGTCAGGACGTCCTGATCGAGTCCATAACGCAACTCGAACAGTCGGTGGGCGCGATGTCTCCGACGCAGTATTCGGCGGTTAGCGATGCACTTGTCACCGGTCATGGCGTCTCGCGAGGACGACGGCTCCCGTTGGACGAGGCAGTGCGCATCGGAACGATTCGTACCACTGGGCGTGTCCTTTGGCTACTACGAGCCGTGAGTACCGAGCCCACAGGATGGATCGACAAACAGCTCGAGCGGTCGCTCGCAGACGTCGCGGCGGCAGGAATCGATCCCACTCAGCTGTTCGCGGCCGTCCGTCCACGTCGAACAGTGAGAGTGGACATCGTCCGCGGTGCAACACTGGAGGAACTGCCGCCGACCGTGAAGCTCGAGGCATTAACAGCGTCTCGTGTGGACGAGGTGATGTCGACCCCCGAGCTGTGGCCGGTGCAGATCGTAGAAAGCGCGATCAGCGTGCTGGCTACGAAGAAGGGCGCCCAGTTGCCGCCGCTTGCAAAGGTCGCGCGGGATGACAACTGGGACGTGGGCTAA